A window of Daphnia pulicaria isolate SC F1-1A chromosome 10, SC_F0-13Bv2, whole genome shotgun sequence contains these coding sequences:
- the LOC124314252 gene encoding uncharacterized protein LOC124314252 gives MQCNTFYNPIMLVSRFLLVVLCCCYLFCPCLTCEGDAKFPFDNQIEDINATIPNIFLCRMCGLSQDDGGSFLDTASPFSLSVRNETIVYEQRATKVVKTVPVQKLKNPAGNVFDVVTLKNSSCKGVGKWVSDSTWFPGYSWKACVCNKCGRHLGWMFEVNSAVKGSLPTQPTKTGFYALIRDYILTESVAQTLTYVPKIFRE, from the exons ATGCAGTGCAATACGTTTTACAACCCCATAATGTTAGTGTCAAGATTTTTATTAGTTGTCCTTTGTTGCTGTTATCTCTTCTGTCCTTGTCTAACGTGCGAAGGCGATGCAAAATTCCCCTTCGACAACCAAATAGAAGACATTAATGCAACTATtccaaacatatttttgtgtCGAATGTGTGGCCTTTCTCAGGATGATGGGGGATCATTTTTAGACACTGCCAGTCCATTTAGTTTGAGTGTGAGAAACGAAACCATTGTTTATGAGCAAAGAGCCACCAAAGTTGTGAAAACCGTACCTgtgcaaaaattgaaaaacccAGCGGGCAATGTTTTTGATGTagtcactttgaaaaattcttcttgtAAAGGAGTTGGCAAG TGGGTCTCAGATTCTACTTGGTTCCCTGGATACAGTTGGAAAGCCTGTGTTTGCAACAAGTGCGGTCGTCATTTGGGGTG GATGTTTGAAGTCAATTCAGCAGTTAAAGGATCTTTACCTACCCAACCTACCAAAACTGGTTTCTATGCCTTGATTCGTGATTATATTTTAACAGAGTCAG TAGCCCAAACATTGACGTACGTGCCAAAAATCTTCAGAGAATAG
- the LOC124314544 gene encoding RNA guanine-N7 methyltransferase activating subunit-like, whose amino-acid sequence MELTEEQKCFLAECEEEFSQRYTENDAEFMKLKNKPLSNPPIVDPWGNNFNRNQQRGEMDRGGGYRGQRRPYGRRQRDYRDSYSRHDSRQTRDRHYDDRSHHRDRSYEDRGQDRTGQNRGNVHHDREDGHHQPRYHPY is encoded by the coding sequence ATGGAGTTGACGGAAGAGCAAAAGTGTTTTCTGGCCGAATGCGAAGAAGAGTTTTCCCAGCGCTACACAGAGAACGACGCCGAATTCATGAAGCTGAAGAATAAACCATTATCTAATCCGCCTATAGTGGATCCGTGGGGTAACAATTTCAATCGCAATCAACAGAGGGGAGAGATGGACCGGGGAGGTGGATACAGGGGACAGCGCCGTCCTTACGGTCGGCGTCAAAGAGATTATCGTGACTCTTATTCCCGTCATGACTCACGACAAACGAGAGATAGACATTACGATGACCGAAGTCATCATCGAGATCGATCGTACGAAGACCGCGGGCAGGACAGGACGGGACAAAATCGTGGTAACGTTCATCATGACAGAGAAGACGGGCACCACCAACCTCGTTATCATCcctactaa
- the LOC124314036 gene encoding nicotinate phosphoribosyltransferase-like isoform X1: protein MALYGYRIALSFRLDANHIQCRRKRNETRLTRCNFPPDGHRSSAITHTLQRGFIYSTINDRYVLPHYTRLPLARPTLHSLHAGTFALRRPLSIKKVNMSTPTEGTAVKVNHQRQKQNEIIQPLLTDLYQLTMAYAYWKSGKVEDTAVFDLFFRKNPFSGEFTIFAGLEECIKFLYNFRYSDSDIAYLKQILPPYIEEEFFRYLKDLTVEDVTLFAIPEGSVVFPRVPLLRVEGPLIVVQLLETTFLNLINYSSLIATNAARFRMAAGKRIKLLEFGLRRAQGPDGGLSASKYAYLGGFDGTSNVLAGKLFHIPVKGTHAHAYISSFSTLADLKTRDLAVQNENGSDLIESRDFVEACTRRRDQLAALLGILLQEANDGELAAFISYAMAFPDGFTALVDTYEVLSWSGETPSQRYVSEPRLHYRSGLLNFCAVAVALSDFGYRPIGIRLDSGDLAYLSNRARDAFRKIAEELAIPWFSQLSIVASNDINEETILSLNDQHHQIDCFGIGTHLVTCQKQPALGCVYKLVEINKQPKIKLSEDLEKVTIPGRKDIYRLYGSDGHALIDLMQKHGEPPPLAGNRVLCRHPFLESKRAYVSPARVEPLLHIYWQNGTCSQPLPSMEQLRHRVQHQLGTIRQDHKRNLNPTPYKVSVSDSLYSYLHKLWLQNAPIGELS, encoded by the exons ATGGCTTTATATGGATATCGGATTGCCCTTTCTTTCCGTTTGGATGCCAACCACATCCAA TGCAGACGGAAGCGGAATGAAACTCGCCTTACTCGATGCAATTTCCCCCCTGATGGACATAGGTCATCCGCAATAACACACACTCTGCAGAGGGGCTTTATATACAGTACCATCAACGATCGTTACGTCCTTCCGCACTATACCCG GTTGCCACTAGCCCGGCCGACGCTTCACTCGCTGCACGCGGGAACTTTCGCACTGCGAAGACCACTCTCAATAA AAAAGGTAAACATGTCGACTCCTACGGAAGGTACTGCTGTTAAGGTTAACCACCAgcgccaaaaacaaaatgaaattattcaaCCATTACTTACCG atctgTACCAGCTCACCATGGCGTACGCGTACTGGAAATCGGGGAAAGTGGAAGACACAGCGGTCTTTGATCTGTTTTTCAGGAAAAACCCGTTCTCTGGGGAATTCACAATATTTGCTGGTCTCGAAGAATGCATAAAGTTTCTATATAACTTTCGCTATAGTGACAGTGATATAGCTTATCTCAAGCAAATCCTTCCTCCCTACATTGAGGAAGAGTTCTTTCGTTATTTGAAGGACCTTACGGTAGAAGATGTGACACTCTTTGCCATTCCTGAAGGTTCAGTCGTGTTTCCCAG AGTTCCCTTGTTGAGGGTCGAAGGGCCACTTATTGTAGTCCAGCTGTTAGAAACAACATTTCTGAATTTGATCAACTACTCTAG CTTAATTGCCACCAATGCTGCAAGATTTCGAATGGCAGCAGGAAAGAGGATTAAACTTCTTGAATTTGGTTTACGTAGAGCCCAAGGTCCTGATGGAGGGCTTTCTGCATCCAAATATGCTTATCTAG GTGGTTTCGACGGCACTAGCAATGTTTTGGCTGGTAAACTGTTTCACATACCAGTCAAAGGAACTCATGCTCATGCATACATTAGTTCTTTCTCTACACTAGCTGATTTAAAAACTCGC GATTTGGCGGTACAGAATGAAAATGGTTCAGATTTGATAGAGAGTCGCGATTTTGTGGAGGCGTGTACAAGGCGGCGCGATCAGTTGGCTGCACTGCTCGGTATTCTGTTGCAGGAAGCTAACGACGGGGAATTGGCAGCTTTTATTTCCTACGCCATGGCATTCCCTGACGGTTTCACAGCCCTAGTCGACACTTATGAAGTTCTCAG TTGGAGCGGAGAAACCCCTAGTCAGCGCTATGTATCGGAGCCACGTCTCCATTACAG AAGTGGATTACTGAATTTCTGTGCAGTGGCTGTGGCATTGAGCGATTTTGGCTACAGACCCATCGGAATTCGGCTCGACTCGGGTGACCTGGCCTATCTTTCGAACCGAGCCCGTGATGCCTTCCGGAAAATCGCCGAAGAATTGGCCATTCCTTGGTTTTCTCAGTTGTCCATCGTTGCTAGTAATGACATCAATGAAGAAACCATACTGAG TTTAAACGATCAGCATCATCAGATTGATTGCTTTGGTATTGGAACTCATCTCG TGACTTGCCAAAAGCAACCTGCTCTTGGCTGTGTTTATAAGCTTGTAGAGATCAACAAACAGCCCAAGATCAAATTATCAGAGGATCTCGAAAAGGTGACCATTCCAGGACGTAAAGACATCTATCGCCTTTACGGATCAGATG GTCACGCTTTGATAGATTTAATGCAGAAACATGGTGAACCTCCACCATTGGCTGGCAATCGAGTTCTTTGCCGCCATCCTTTTCTGGAATCAAAGCGAGCCTACGTCAGTCCTGCTCGGGTTGAGCCGTTGCTGCATATCTACTGGCAGAACGGTACATGTTCTCAGCCCTTGCCATCCATGGAACAATTACGTCATCGTGTTCAACACCAGCTAGGAACTATCCGCCAAGATCACAAGAGAAATTTGAATCCCACTCCCTACAAAGTGAGCGTCTCGGATTCGCTCTATTCTTACCTCCACAAATTGTGGTTGCAAAACGCACCGATTGGGGAGCTATCGTGA
- the LOC124314036 gene encoding nicotinate phosphoribosyltransferase-like isoform X2, translating into MALYGYRIALSFRLDANHIQCRRKRNETRLTRCNFPPDGHRSSAITHTLQRGFIYSTINDRYVLPHYTRLPLARPTLHSLHAGTFALRRPLSIKKVNMSTPTEGTAVKVNHQRQKQNEIIQPLLTDLYQLTMAYAYWKSGKVEDTAVFDLFFRKNPFSGEFTIFAGLEECIKFLYNFRYSDSDIAYLKQILPPYIEEEFFRYLKDLTVEDVTLFAIPEGSVVFPRVPLLRVEGPLIVVQLLETTFLNLINYSSLIATNAARFRMAAGKRIKLLEFGLRRAQGPDGGLSASKYAYLGGFDGTSNVLAGKLFHIPVKGTHAHAYISSFSTLADLKTRDLAVQNENGSDLIESRDFVEACTRRRDQLAALLGILLQEANDGELAAFISYAMAFPDGFTALVDTYEVLRSGLLNFCAVAVALSDFGYRPIGIRLDSGDLAYLSNRARDAFRKIAEELAIPWFSQLSIVASNDINEETILSLNDQHHQIDCFGIGTHLVTCQKQPALGCVYKLVEINKQPKIKLSEDLEKVTIPGRKDIYRLYGSDGHALIDLMQKHGEPPPLAGNRVLCRHPFLESKRAYVSPARVEPLLHIYWQNGTCSQPLPSMEQLRHRVQHQLGTIRQDHKRNLNPTPYKVSVSDSLYSYLHKLWLQNAPIGELS; encoded by the exons ATGGCTTTATATGGATATCGGATTGCCCTTTCTTTCCGTTTGGATGCCAACCACATCCAA TGCAGACGGAAGCGGAATGAAACTCGCCTTACTCGATGCAATTTCCCCCCTGATGGACATAGGTCATCCGCAATAACACACACTCTGCAGAGGGGCTTTATATACAGTACCATCAACGATCGTTACGTCCTTCCGCACTATACCCG GTTGCCACTAGCCCGGCCGACGCTTCACTCGCTGCACGCGGGAACTTTCGCACTGCGAAGACCACTCTCAATAA AAAAGGTAAACATGTCGACTCCTACGGAAGGTACTGCTGTTAAGGTTAACCACCAgcgccaaaaacaaaatgaaattattcaaCCATTACTTACCG atctgTACCAGCTCACCATGGCGTACGCGTACTGGAAATCGGGGAAAGTGGAAGACACAGCGGTCTTTGATCTGTTTTTCAGGAAAAACCCGTTCTCTGGGGAATTCACAATATTTGCTGGTCTCGAAGAATGCATAAAGTTTCTATATAACTTTCGCTATAGTGACAGTGATATAGCTTATCTCAAGCAAATCCTTCCTCCCTACATTGAGGAAGAGTTCTTTCGTTATTTGAAGGACCTTACGGTAGAAGATGTGACACTCTTTGCCATTCCTGAAGGTTCAGTCGTGTTTCCCAG AGTTCCCTTGTTGAGGGTCGAAGGGCCACTTATTGTAGTCCAGCTGTTAGAAACAACATTTCTGAATTTGATCAACTACTCTAG CTTAATTGCCACCAATGCTGCAAGATTTCGAATGGCAGCAGGAAAGAGGATTAAACTTCTTGAATTTGGTTTACGTAGAGCCCAAGGTCCTGATGGAGGGCTTTCTGCATCCAAATATGCTTATCTAG GTGGTTTCGACGGCACTAGCAATGTTTTGGCTGGTAAACTGTTTCACATACCAGTCAAAGGAACTCATGCTCATGCATACATTAGTTCTTTCTCTACACTAGCTGATTTAAAAACTCGC GATTTGGCGGTACAGAATGAAAATGGTTCAGATTTGATAGAGAGTCGCGATTTTGTGGAGGCGTGTACAAGGCGGCGCGATCAGTTGGCTGCACTGCTCGGTATTCTGTTGCAGGAAGCTAACGACGGGGAATTGGCAGCTTTTATTTCCTACGCCATGGCATTCCCTGACGGTTTCACAGCCCTAGTCGACACTTATGAAGTTCTCAG AAGTGGATTACTGAATTTCTGTGCAGTGGCTGTGGCATTGAGCGATTTTGGCTACAGACCCATCGGAATTCGGCTCGACTCGGGTGACCTGGCCTATCTTTCGAACCGAGCCCGTGATGCCTTCCGGAAAATCGCCGAAGAATTGGCCATTCCTTGGTTTTCTCAGTTGTCCATCGTTGCTAGTAATGACATCAATGAAGAAACCATACTGAG TTTAAACGATCAGCATCATCAGATTGATTGCTTTGGTATTGGAACTCATCTCG TGACTTGCCAAAAGCAACCTGCTCTTGGCTGTGTTTATAAGCTTGTAGAGATCAACAAACAGCCCAAGATCAAATTATCAGAGGATCTCGAAAAGGTGACCATTCCAGGACGTAAAGACATCTATCGCCTTTACGGATCAGATG GTCACGCTTTGATAGATTTAATGCAGAAACATGGTGAACCTCCACCATTGGCTGGCAATCGAGTTCTTTGCCGCCATCCTTTTCTGGAATCAAAGCGAGCCTACGTCAGTCCTGCTCGGGTTGAGCCGTTGCTGCATATCTACTGGCAGAACGGTACATGTTCTCAGCCCTTGCCATCCATGGAACAATTACGTCATCGTGTTCAACACCAGCTAGGAACTATCCGCCAAGATCACAAGAGAAATTTGAATCCCACTCCCTACAAAGTGAGCGTCTCGGATTCGCTCTATTCTTACCTCCACAAATTGTGGTTGCAAAACGCACCGATTGGGGAGCTATCGTGA
- the LOC124314056 gene encoding zinc finger protein 704-like has translation MSTGKRLAKRSIVGTKVVVLREDGLYYPGIIQAVKTAEMDPSRGQLFSHTKYAVRSIMETAGHPGRQQLLEYSEVDLIGPGFQSTAGLTLQPGQKVYITFTGREVAGHVTKHRPDVDEVHITLQVSNSNSVDIVKRMEEVRLMESRKSLRLMDQHDVDFARLAEGVVGGLTASVNGHQDCSQSNHHQISVGNPPRKRCSSASTSGIDVPGAFFGSRKRRSSPSSANGAADVIMDEDEDSDVMDECAAAMVLMRLSCSPHSPRWEDVAAWQQSNHSSSSSSGAFSWRGSVSSSSDSPPHASSSSSGSTGAAGRVLPVGTGRKLKFRSATPSPPLMSGSAPANFSGSLNKFHPGATRAPVAKNAQDDGIVSDESISECDEGPSPSQVRTIYQCTWPGCLTTTDNCEAIETHVRSIHLGPRQIDEEISDHEEEFYYTEVEEEGDEEIADQQSTTLPPMAEVVESSVAQTQSFQQPHPGWMASSPPTLSHMDMARPPHEDPEYQRALMKARPIAIPARVRSISWSSGYGYGSNALKQAKVVVSPKTSPSPAPPTAPPSTTGASVFTVKSSPVRRPRGEAKKCRKVYGMEHREQWCTQCKWKKACTRFGE, from the exons ATGTCGACAGGGAAGCGTTTGGCTAAAAGATCAATTGTCGGTACAAAAGTGGTGGTTCTTCGTGAAGATGGCCTTTATTATCCag GTATAATTCAAGCGGTAAAGACGGCTGAAATGGATCCGTCCAGGGGGCAGTTGTTCTCTCACACGAAATACGCCGTCCGTTCAATCATGGAGACTGCAGGTCACCCTGGCCGTCAGCAACTGCTTGAATACTCTGAAGTCGATCTGATTGGCCCAGGTTTCCAGTCAACGGCCGGCTTGACTCTCCAGCCCGGCCAAAAGGTGTACATAACCTTTACCGGTCGTGAAGTAGCCGGTCACGTCACCAAACACCGACCCGACGTCGATGAAGTTCACATCACTTTGCAAGTCTCCAATTCg AATTCGGTTGATATCGTCAAACGAATGGAAGAAGTACGACTGATGGAGTCGAGGAAATCACTCCGGCTGATGGATCAACACGACGTGGATTTCGCACGATTGGCTGAAGGAGTTGTCGGCGGGCTGACTGCATCCGTTAATGGACACCAGGATTGTTCACAATCCAACCATCATCAAATCAGTGTTGGCAATCCGCCCCGTAAGCGCTGCTCATCCGCATCAACGTCCGGAATCGACGTCCCCGGCGCCTTCTTCGG ATCGCGTAAGCGTCGCTCCAGTCCGAGTAGTGCCAACGGCGCGGCCGACGTCATCATGGACGAAGATGAAGACAGCGATGTTATGGATGAATGCGCAGCCGCCATGGTCCTCATGCGTCTCTCCTGCAGTCCTCATTCCCCTCGATGGGAAG ATGTTGCAGCATGGCAGCAGAGTAATCAcagtagcagtagcagcagtggGGCTTTTTCGTGGCGCGGAAGTGTGTCTAGCAGCAGTGATTCACCACCGCAcgcttcgtcgtcgtcgtcgggttCAACAGGAGCGGCCGGCCGGGTTCTTCCGGTCGGCACTGGGCGCAAACTGAAATTTCGTTCGGCAACACCGTCGCCGCCTTTGATGAGCGGCAGCGCCCCTGCTAATTTCTCGGGAAGTCTCAACAAATTTCATCCGGGTGCTACTAGAGCTCCTGTTGCCAAAAACGCCCAGGACGATGGAATCGTCAGCGATGAATCCATCAGCGAATGCGATGAAGGGCCTTCTCCTTCGCAG GTTAGAACAATTTATCAGTGTACCTGGCCCGGCTGCTTGACTACCACAGACAATTGCGAGGCCATCGAGACCCACGTCCGCTCCATCCATCTCGGGCCACGTCAAATCGATGAAGAGATCAGCGATCACGAGGAAGAGTTTTATTACACGGAAGTGGAAGAGGAAGGTGATGAAGAGATTGCGGATCAGCAGTCGACCACTCTACCTCCAATGGCTGAGGTCGTCGAATCCTCAGTCGCTCAAACGCAGAGCTTTCAACAACCGCATCCAGGCTGGATGGCCAGTTCGCCACCCACATTGTCCCACATGGACATGGCGAGACCTCCGCACGAAG ATCCAGAATATCAACGCGCATTGATGAAGGCGAGGCCGATCGCCATACCGGCACGTGTCCGCAGCATTTCATGGTCTTCCGGTTATGGATATGGCTCG AATGCGCTCAAACAGGCCAAAGTGGTTGTGTCGCCCAAAACGTCTCCTTCACCGGCGCCCCCAACAGCGCCACCATCTACTACCGGAGCTTCGGTCTTTACAGTCAAGAGCAGTCCCGTTCGTCGGCCCCGTGGCGAGGCCAAAAAGTGCCGCAAGGTTTACGGAATGGAACACCGCGAGCAGTGGTGCACTCAATGCAAATGGAAAAAGGCTTGCACTCGCTTCGGCGAGTGA
- the LOC124314036 gene encoding nicotinate phosphoribosyltransferase-like isoform X3: MSTPTEGTAVKVNHQRQKQNEIIQPLLTDLYQLTMAYAYWKSGKVEDTAVFDLFFRKNPFSGEFTIFAGLEECIKFLYNFRYSDSDIAYLKQILPPYIEEEFFRYLKDLTVEDVTLFAIPEGSVVFPRVPLLRVEGPLIVVQLLETTFLNLINYSSLIATNAARFRMAAGKRIKLLEFGLRRAQGPDGGLSASKYAYLGGFDGTSNVLAGKLFHIPVKGTHAHAYISSFSTLADLKTRDLAVQNENGSDLIESRDFVEACTRRRDQLAALLGILLQEANDGELAAFISYAMAFPDGFTALVDTYEVLSWSGETPSQRYVSEPRLHYRSGLLNFCAVAVALSDFGYRPIGIRLDSGDLAYLSNRARDAFRKIAEELAIPWFSQLSIVASNDINEETILSLNDQHHQIDCFGIGTHLVTCQKQPALGCVYKLVEINKQPKIKLSEDLEKVTIPGRKDIYRLYGSDGHALIDLMQKHGEPPPLAGNRVLCRHPFLESKRAYVSPARVEPLLHIYWQNGTCSQPLPSMEQLRHRVQHQLGTIRQDHKRNLNPTPYKVSVSDSLYSYLHKLWLQNAPIGELS, encoded by the exons ATGTCGACTCCTACGGAAGGTACTGCTGTTAAGGTTAACCACCAgcgccaaaaacaaaatgaaattattcaaCCATTACTTACCG atctgTACCAGCTCACCATGGCGTACGCGTACTGGAAATCGGGGAAAGTGGAAGACACAGCGGTCTTTGATCTGTTTTTCAGGAAAAACCCGTTCTCTGGGGAATTCACAATATTTGCTGGTCTCGAAGAATGCATAAAGTTTCTATATAACTTTCGCTATAGTGACAGTGATATAGCTTATCTCAAGCAAATCCTTCCTCCCTACATTGAGGAAGAGTTCTTTCGTTATTTGAAGGACCTTACGGTAGAAGATGTGACACTCTTTGCCATTCCTGAAGGTTCAGTCGTGTTTCCCAG AGTTCCCTTGTTGAGGGTCGAAGGGCCACTTATTGTAGTCCAGCTGTTAGAAACAACATTTCTGAATTTGATCAACTACTCTAG CTTAATTGCCACCAATGCTGCAAGATTTCGAATGGCAGCAGGAAAGAGGATTAAACTTCTTGAATTTGGTTTACGTAGAGCCCAAGGTCCTGATGGAGGGCTTTCTGCATCCAAATATGCTTATCTAG GTGGTTTCGACGGCACTAGCAATGTTTTGGCTGGTAAACTGTTTCACATACCAGTCAAAGGAACTCATGCTCATGCATACATTAGTTCTTTCTCTACACTAGCTGATTTAAAAACTCGC GATTTGGCGGTACAGAATGAAAATGGTTCAGATTTGATAGAGAGTCGCGATTTTGTGGAGGCGTGTACAAGGCGGCGCGATCAGTTGGCTGCACTGCTCGGTATTCTGTTGCAGGAAGCTAACGACGGGGAATTGGCAGCTTTTATTTCCTACGCCATGGCATTCCCTGACGGTTTCACAGCCCTAGTCGACACTTATGAAGTTCTCAG TTGGAGCGGAGAAACCCCTAGTCAGCGCTATGTATCGGAGCCACGTCTCCATTACAG AAGTGGATTACTGAATTTCTGTGCAGTGGCTGTGGCATTGAGCGATTTTGGCTACAGACCCATCGGAATTCGGCTCGACTCGGGTGACCTGGCCTATCTTTCGAACCGAGCCCGTGATGCCTTCCGGAAAATCGCCGAAGAATTGGCCATTCCTTGGTTTTCTCAGTTGTCCATCGTTGCTAGTAATGACATCAATGAAGAAACCATACTGAG TTTAAACGATCAGCATCATCAGATTGATTGCTTTGGTATTGGAACTCATCTCG TGACTTGCCAAAAGCAACCTGCTCTTGGCTGTGTTTATAAGCTTGTAGAGATCAACAAACAGCCCAAGATCAAATTATCAGAGGATCTCGAAAAGGTGACCATTCCAGGACGTAAAGACATCTATCGCCTTTACGGATCAGATG GTCACGCTTTGATAGATTTAATGCAGAAACATGGTGAACCTCCACCATTGGCTGGCAATCGAGTTCTTTGCCGCCATCCTTTTCTGGAATCAAAGCGAGCCTACGTCAGTCCTGCTCGGGTTGAGCCGTTGCTGCATATCTACTGGCAGAACGGTACATGTTCTCAGCCCTTGCCATCCATGGAACAATTACGTCATCGTGTTCAACACCAGCTAGGAACTATCCGCCAAGATCACAAGAGAAATTTGAATCCCACTCCCTACAAAGTGAGCGTCTCGGATTCGCTCTATTCTTACCTCCACAAATTGTGGTTGCAAAACGCACCGATTGGGGAGCTATCGTGA